The region CAATGCCATCTCGGCCACCCGGCTCGACGCCGCGCCGACCGGGGGGCGGTGGAACCGCAACCACGGCCTCGACGACCGGTGACGAGTCCTCACCGCAGCCGTACCCGGACCGGGCGGACCTGCCCGATCTGGGCGTCAACGGATTCGCGGTGGCCTCCCTGATACTCGGCATCATCGGCGGATTGGTACTCAGCGTCGTCTTCGGCATCGTGGCGCTGGTGCAGATCCGCCGCCGGCCGTACCGGGGCAGGGGACTGGCGATCGGTGGCCTGGCCGCCTCGGCATCCTGGGTGCTGCTCTTCGTGCTGTTCGTGGCGGCCATTGTCATGGACGATGCCGATCGGGACGCCGACGGTCAGGTCACCAACGGCGCAACGGTGAGCACCGAGCAACTTCGGCCAGGCGACTGCGTCAATGATCTGAACGAGAACGACTACATGGTTAGCGACTTGCCGGCCGTATCCTGTGCCGAGCCGCATGAGGGCGAGGTCTACGCCGTAGTCCCGTTGCCGGAGGGGGACTGGCCGGGTAAACGTGAGGTCGCCCGGCAGGCGGAACAGAGCTGCTATGTCCTGCTCACCCGCTACGCCACGGCCGTCGACCCCAATCTGCTGGACGTCTTCTACCTCGCTCCCATGGAGCGGGGCTGGATGCGAGGAGATCGCGACATCGTCTGCATCGCCATCGACCCGAGCGGAAAACGGACCGGCTCGATCGGGGGTTGACGAGGAAGCCGGCCGCACAGGTGTTAGAAAGGGACCCTTCCTCTGCAAAAAATCGATAAGAAGGGGCCCTTTCTTGCGCGTGGTGCATGGGGTGTGGCGGAGCGGTGGGCGGCTCGCGCTCTGGGGCGAGGACTCCGCGTTGCCAGCTCGGCCACCGCGTCGCCCCGGCCGACCACCCCGGGAACGCCCACACCCCTTCGCGGCCGACCACGAGGCGCTGGCCGGCCTGCTCGGTGACGCGGCCGTCAAGGCGACGACCGGCAGCGTCGTACTCACGTTGCCCACCCGCAGCGGAACCCCCGCAGACTCGCCGGAGCTGGTGCGGGCCGAGCCG is a window of Micromonospora polyrhachis DNA encoding:
- a CDS encoding DUF4190 domain-containing protein, which produces MASLILGIIGGLVLSVVFGIVALVQIRRRPYRGRGLAIGGLAASASWVLLFVLFVAAIVMDDADRDADGQVTNGATVSTEQLRPGDCVNDLNENDYMVSDLPAVSCAEPHEGEVYAVVPLPEGDWPGKREVARQAEQSCYVLLTRYATAVDPNLLDVFYLAPMERGWMRGDRDIVCIAIDPSGKRTGSIGG